The Microcoleus sp. FACHB-831 genome has a window encoding:
- a CDS encoding HNH endonuclease has translation MICELCEREVPHLTVHHLVPKQKTKRKKEPPGPTINICSSCHRQIHNLFDNTRLARELNSVESLKSDPQMHKFLSWVKKQDPGKRIKAHRQRA, from the coding sequence ATGATCTGCGAGTTGTGCGAAAGAGAAGTCCCGCATTTAACAGTACATCACCTGGTTCCGAAACAAAAAACTAAACGTAAAAAGGAACCTCCAGGGCCAACTATTAATATCTGTTCATCCTGCCACAGACAGATTCACAACCTGTTTGATAATACCCGTTTAGCACGGGAACTGAACTCCGTGGAATCGCTTAAAAGCGATCCTCAGATGCATAAGTTTCTGTCTTGGGTTAAAAAGCAAGATCCGGGTAAGCGAATAAAAGCGCATCGGCAAAGAGCATGA
- a CDS encoding fatty acid desaturase, protein MNFVEEETLIPQGEYAKKLRPLLPDEAFEPDPSKLLILVINLAILILGWAIASKLDRWPLYLLVLYLPLALVMGNSVIVLLFSSHELMHGSTIRNSPRIIRAFSLLGLAMLWMPPTLWKSVHNRVHHSKTNSLADPDRNYLHEQPNNWGKGIQNLFVPSAEVNPLWLTVGMATAWGVHTFRNLTSVLLFNSESVDYVPAAFTVSAKDRRAILGEFLAIFAIHLSIVAYLQFDLLKLVLSYFLPIGIGYAGLIFYIYTNHMFCRMTSINDPLINSASLRVPKIFDLLHLNFSYHTEHHIFPGMNSEYYPLVRELLEIHYPGRMNLVDAGEAWRLLRTTPRHYIDENTFTDWSGEKSVTCPLSQESKSLTPKEIIDSKLVSSL, encoded by the coding sequence ATGAATTTTGTTGAAGAGGAAACCCTGATTCCTCAAGGGGAGTATGCGAAAAAATTGCGCCCTTTACTTCCTGACGAAGCTTTTGAACCAGATCCCAGCAAGTTATTAATCTTGGTGATTAATCTGGCTATATTGATTTTAGGCTGGGCGATCGCGTCTAAATTAGATCGTTGGCCTTTATATCTCTTAGTGCTTTATTTACCTTTAGCCCTAGTCATGGGAAATAGCGTCATTGTCTTGCTATTTAGCTCTCATGAACTAATGCACGGAAGCACAATCAGAAACTCTCCTCGTATAATTCGTGCATTCAGCTTGCTAGGGCTAGCTATGTTATGGATGCCACCAACATTATGGAAATCAGTTCATAATCGAGTGCATCATAGTAAAACAAATTCCTTAGCAGATCCCGATCGCAATTATTTGCACGAACAGCCTAATAATTGGGGTAAAGGGATTCAGAATCTATTTGTTCCCTCTGCGGAAGTAAACCCTCTATGGTTAACAGTGGGAATGGCAACAGCCTGGGGAGTGCATACATTTCGGAATCTAACTTCTGTGCTGTTGTTTAATAGTGAATCTGTCGATTACGTCCCTGCGGCGTTTACAGTTAGCGCTAAAGATCGTCGCGCAATATTAGGTGAATTTCTGGCAATCTTTGCAATTCATCTGAGTATAGTGGCATATCTACAATTTGATTTGCTAAAACTCGTGCTGAGTTACTTTCTACCCATTGGAATTGGCTATGCTGGTCTGATATTTTATATCTACACCAATCATATGTTTTGCCGGATGACCAGCATTAACGATCCTCTGATCAACAGTGCTTCTCTACGGGTTCCTAAAATATTCGATCTATTGCATTTGAATTTTTCATACCACACGGAACATCACATCTTCCCTGGAATGAATTCTGAGTATTATCCCTTAGTTCGGGAGTTATTAGAAATTCACTATCCCGGACGGATGAATTTAGTTGATGCTGGAGAGGCGTGGCGCTTGCTGAGGACAACTCCTCGGCATTACATAGATGAAAATACCTTTACAGACTGGTCAGGGGAAAAGTCTGTTACTTGCCCTCTCAGCCAAGAATCTAAAAGCTTAACCCCGAAGGAGATAATTGATAGTAAGTTAGTTTCATCCCTATAG
- a CDS encoding tetratricopeptide repeat protein, translating into MVKTRASNTMRYVPPEEARLRHQRKGWIRGWVSLLLFATPMTLVVAQGAIATLPVSKSLRSAIQNPIPHSLGTSKTQNGITPPLEIAQSGSKTAEELMNQGLQLIGQGKLPDAIAAFRQATQLDPRLAPAQYNLGLALRQQGELQPAADAFYKATQADPNFALAYANLGAALLEGNNLEQARDYLGRAIELDPKMGVAHYNMGLVQSQLGESERAIASFKQAMQLSRNAPEPAYHLGLAYLQQGKLDEAKKAFEQSIQISPKYPEAHYNLGSILLERGDLDGALDAFRKSAEANSNYANAYYAAGLVFIRQNRYADAQQVLKYAKELYAAGGNRQWEAAAEQLLQKAKTANSPSP; encoded by the coding sequence ATGGTAAAGACTAGGGCAAGCAACACGATGAGGTACGTTCCTCCCGAAGAGGCTAGACTAAGGCATCAGCGTAAGGGATGGATAAGAGGGTGGGTTAGTTTGCTGTTGTTTGCTACGCCCATGACGCTAGTTGTTGCACAAGGAGCGATCGCAACACTACCAGTTAGCAAAAGTCTAAGATCTGCAATCCAAAATCCCATTCCCCACAGCCTGGGAACGAGCAAAACGCAAAATGGAATAACGCCGCCGTTAGAAATAGCCCAAAGTGGTAGTAAAACGGCAGAGGAGTTGATGAATCAGGGGCTACAGTTGATTGGACAGGGGAAATTGCCCGATGCGATCGCTGCTTTTCGACAAGCCACCCAACTAGATCCTCGACTAGCACCAGCACAATATAATTTAGGGCTAGCTTTGCGACAGCAAGGGGAATTGCAGCCAGCAGCAGATGCATTTTATAAAGCAACGCAGGCTGACCCTAATTTTGCTTTAGCGTATGCAAATTTGGGAGCAGCTTTACTAGAGGGGAATAATTTAGAACAAGCGCGGGATTATTTGGGGAGGGCGATAGAATTAGACCCAAAAATGGGAGTAGCCCATTACAACATGGGTTTAGTACAGTCGCAATTGGGAGAAAGCGAGAGAGCGATCGCGTCTTTTAAACAAGCGATGCAGCTAAGTCGCAATGCCCCAGAGCCAGCTTACCATTTAGGTTTGGCCTATCTACAACAAGGCAAACTTGATGAAGCGAAAAAAGCCTTTGAGCAATCAATTCAAATTAGCCCTAAATATCCAGAAGCGCATTACAATTTAGGTTCAATTCTTTTAGAGCGGGGAGACTTAGACGGCGCTCTAGACGCCTTCCGTAAATCGGCAGAGGCTAACTCGAACTATGCTAATGCATATTACGCAGCTGGGCTAGTATTTATACGCCAAAACCGATATGCAGATGCTCAGCAAGTTTTAAAATACGCTAAAGAGCTTTATGCAGCTGGGGGTAACAGGCAGTGGGAAGCAGCAGCAGAGCAGTTATTGCAAAAAGCTAAAACTGCCAATTCTCCCTCTCCTTAA
- a CDS encoding elongation factor G has product MNEKVISGTRNVAIVGPYLSGKTTLLESLLFVTGAITRKGRTSDGNTVGDSSTEARDRHMSVEVAAACTDYEGVRFTFVDCPGSVEFAGETYNALIGVDAAIVVCEPSSDRVLTLAPLFKFLDDWEIPHLVFINKMDRVCTDETRCLTNFKEVLYALKSVSSRPIVPHQYPIGQGEQIIGFIDLVSEQAYHYHPGAPADPVPLPEALREQEQAARAEMLETLANFDDHLLEELLEEIEPPQEEILQDLKMELGADLIVPVFIGIAEQDYGVRPLLQALLREAPDPTTTAERRGIVLHADAPLAQVIKTYYTPQGGKLSLVRVWQGTLTDGIVLNGVRVGGLYRMMGQQQQSLASAGAGEIVALGRLEGIKTGDTLAASNEQIAAELPKAEKVIPVFALAIAPEKRNDEVKLSSAIGKLLEEDPCLAWEQHGDTHEVILWGQGEIHIQVALDRLRRKYNLPMVTHLPQVPYKETIRKSSSSVHGRYKHQSGGHGQFGDVYLDIKPLPRGEGVSFNQTIVGGVVPRQYIPGVEIGVREYLVHGPLGFPVVDVAVTLTNGSYHSVDSSEQAFKQAARLAMQTGMAQCEPTLLEPIVSIEVCAPAEFTSKVLQLVSGRRGQILGYEGKADWSGWDCVSAYLPQAEMHDFIVELRSLTMGVGFFNWHFDHLQEVPDKLAERVLATTSNGNGK; this is encoded by the coding sequence ATGAACGAAAAAGTCATTTCAGGCACGCGGAATGTGGCAATTGTTGGCCCGTATCTAAGCGGCAAAACAACATTGCTAGAAAGTTTATTGTTTGTAACAGGTGCGATTACCCGCAAGGGACGCACAAGCGATGGTAACACGGTCGGCGATAGTTCGACTGAGGCACGCGATCGCCATATGAGTGTAGAGGTAGCAGCCGCCTGCACCGATTATGAAGGCGTGCGCTTTACATTTGTAGACTGCCCCGGTTCCGTAGAGTTTGCGGGAGAAACATATAACGCCTTAATAGGCGTTGATGCAGCAATAGTAGTATGCGAACCATCAAGCGATCGCGTCCTCACCCTCGCTCCTCTATTTAAATTCCTCGACGACTGGGAAATCCCGCACCTAGTCTTTATCAACAAAATGGATCGTGTTTGCACTGACGAGACACGTTGCCTTACCAACTTTAAAGAAGTTTTGTACGCCCTCAAAAGCGTCTCCAGCCGACCCATCGTGCCGCACCAATATCCCATTGGTCAAGGCGAACAAATAATCGGCTTTATAGACTTAGTGAGCGAACAAGCTTATCACTATCACCCCGGTGCGCCTGCTGACCCAGTACCGCTTCCAGAGGCTTTAAGAGAGCAGGAACAAGCAGCACGGGCGGAAATGTTAGAGACATTAGCCAATTTTGACGACCACCTGCTAGAAGAACTCTTAGAGGAAATTGAACCACCGCAAGAAGAAATTCTGCAAGACCTGAAAATGGAATTAGGGGCAGACTTAATAGTGCCCGTTTTTATCGGCATTGCCGAGCAAGATTACGGCGTTCGTCCCCTACTACAAGCATTGTTGCGCGAAGCACCAGACCCGACAACTACTGCCGAACGTCGGGGAATAGTCCTCCACGCCGATGCGCCACTGGCTCAAGTAATTAAGACCTATTACACCCCCCAAGGCGGCAAACTTTCTCTAGTGCGAGTATGGCAGGGTACGCTGACTGATGGAATTGTCTTAAATGGCGTCCGCGTCGGTGGGTTGTACCGCATGATGGGTCAACAACAACAGAGCTTAGCTTCTGCTGGTGCTGGTGAAATTGTCGCGCTAGGACGCTTGGAGGGAATTAAAACTGGAGACACCCTAGCAGCCAGCAACGAACAAATAGCGGCGGAGTTACCTAAAGCAGAGAAGGTAATACCAGTTTTTGCCCTAGCGATCGCACCCGAAAAGCGCAACGATGAAGTTAAACTCAGTAGCGCTATAGGCAAATTACTCGAAGAAGACCCCTGTCTGGCTTGGGAACAACACGGCGACACCCACGAAGTCATCCTCTGGGGTCAAGGTGAAATTCACATCCAGGTAGCGCTAGACCGACTGCGACGCAAGTACAACCTGCCAATGGTAACTCACCTGCCGCAAGTTCCCTACAAGGAGACTATCCGCAAATCAAGCTCATCGGTTCACGGGCGCTACAAGCATCAATCGGGCGGTCACGGTCAGTTTGGCGATGTATATCTCGACATTAAGCCTCTGCCGCGCGGTGAAGGTGTCAGCTTCAATCAAACTATTGTAGGGGGCGTGGTTCCGCGCCAGTATATCCCCGGCGTGGAAATAGGCGTGCGGGAGTATCTAGTACACGGCCCCTTGGGTTTCCCTGTAGTCGATGTAGCTGTAACGCTGACGAACGGCTCCTATCACTCGGTAGATAGTTCCGAACAGGCGTTTAAGCAGGCGGCGCGGCTAGCGATGCAAACGGGGATGGCGCAGTGCGAACCAACGCTGCTAGAACCGATTGTTTCTATTGAGGTGTGCGCTCCGGCTGAGTTTACCTCGAAGGTGCTGCAATTGGTTAGCGGTCGTCGCGGGCAAATTCTGGGTTACGAAGGTAAGGCGGATTGGTCGGGTTGGGATTGTGTTTCGGCATATTTACCGCAAGCCGAGATGCATGATTTTATCGTAGAGTTGCGATCGCTCACTATGGGCGTTGGCTTCTTCAACTGGCATTTCGACCATCTTCAAGAAGTCCCCGACAAGCTAGCTGAAAGAGTCCTAGCCACTACCAGCAACGGTAATGGCAAGTAA
- a CDS encoding DDE transposase family protein: MQSLQTWYIVKREEGNCEILPNSQVEGEEESAFVEKWGPFQSQQEAIAKRIGLIRAGKCQPQ; encoded by the coding sequence ATGCAAAGCTTACAAACTTGGTATATTGTCAAGCGCGAAGAGGGAAATTGCGAAATCCTCCCCAACTCGCAAGTAGAAGGGGAGGAAGAATCAGCTTTTGTAGAGAAATGGGGGCCGTTTCAATCACAACAAGAAGCGATCGCAAAGCGTATTGGCTTAATTCGGGCTGGTAAATGCCAACCCCAGTAA
- the ctpC gene encoding carboxyl-terminal processing protease CtpC has protein sequence MVITKRGLVLGATAVLLSTVAVTVTGCQISPSLASLRESPKELVDEVWQIIDRQYVDGTFNKVNWRAVRNDYLKRNYTSKPEAYKAIREMLKKLGDPYTRFMDPEEFKNMQIDTSGELIGVGIQLAKDEKTKKLVVISPIEDTPAFKAGILAKDIVTKIDGKSTDGMDVNDAVKLIRGQEGTQVKLTILRESKEIDYLVKRARIEIHPVREAYQQSPAGGIGYIRLKQFSANATAEMRQAIEKLEKQKVAGYILDLRSNPGGLLYASIEIARMWLDEGTIVSTKDRQGTTDLQQANHKPLTKKPLVVLVDGGSASASEILSGALQDNKRAVLVGTKTFGKGLVQSVRPLGDGSGLAVTIAKYYTPKGRDINQEGIPPDVVLELTDAQRKELQGDTTKIGSANDPQYTKALDILKQKIAQSGTTAEK, from the coding sequence ATGGTAATCACAAAACGCGGTCTGGTTCTCGGTGCGACAGCAGTACTGCTATCGACCGTTGCTGTTACAGTCACGGGCTGTCAGATATCTCCGAGTCTTGCTAGCTTGCGAGAAAGCCCCAAAGAGTTAGTCGATGAAGTATGGCAAATCATAGACCGCCAATATGTGGATGGAACGTTTAACAAGGTAAATTGGCGGGCGGTTCGCAACGATTATCTCAAGCGAAACTATACCAGCAAGCCGGAAGCCTACAAAGCGATTAGAGAAATGCTCAAGAAATTGGGCGACCCCTACACCCGCTTTATGGACCCAGAAGAGTTCAAGAATATGCAGATTGATACTTCTGGGGAATTAATCGGCGTGGGTATCCAGTTGGCTAAAGATGAGAAAACCAAAAAGCTGGTAGTGATTTCGCCTATTGAGGATACACCCGCCTTCAAAGCTGGCATACTCGCCAAAGATATCGTCACGAAAATTGATGGCAAGAGTACCGATGGGATGGATGTCAATGACGCGGTAAAGCTGATTCGCGGGCAAGAGGGAACGCAAGTGAAGCTTACCATCCTCCGAGAAAGTAAAGAAATAGATTATCTGGTGAAGCGGGCGCGTATTGAGATCCATCCAGTGCGCGAAGCGTATCAGCAGAGTCCGGCGGGTGGTATTGGTTACATTCGCCTGAAGCAGTTTAGCGCCAATGCTACGGCTGAAATGCGTCAGGCAATTGAGAAGCTAGAAAAGCAGAAGGTTGCTGGCTATATTTTGGATCTGAGGTCTAACCCAGGTGGCTTGCTTTACGCCAGCATAGAAATAGCCCGGATGTGGCTGGACGAAGGCACCATTGTCTCTACAAAAGACCGCCAGGGAACAACAGACCTGCAACAGGCAAACCACAAGCCGCTGACTAAGAAACCTTTGGTGGTGCTGGTGGATGGTGGTTCCGCTAGTGCCAGCGAAATTCTATCGGGGGCGTTGCAGGACAACAAACGCGCTGTTTTGGTGGGGACAAAGACGTTTGGCAAGGGATTGGTGCAATCGGTGCGCCCCTTGGGAGATGGATCGGGTTTGGCGGTGACAATTGCGAAATATTACACTCCCAAGGGACGAGATATAAACCAAGAGGGAATTCCGCCAGATGTGGTGCTGGAACTGACAGATGCTCAACGGAAGGAGTTGCAGGGCGATACCACTAAAATCGGTAGTGCAAATGACCCGCAATACACGAAGGCTCTGGACATACTAAAACAGAAGATTGCTCAAAGCGGAACTACAGCAGAGAAATAA
- the ispG gene encoding (E)-4-hydroxy-3-methylbut-2-enyl-diphosphate synthase: MQTLPIPNTASKQPTFDTTIKRRKTRPVKVGSVTIGGSYPVVVQSMINEDTLDIDGSVAGIRRLHEIGCEIVRVTVPSLAHAKALAEIKQKLAATYQTVPLVADVHHNGMKIALEVAKHVDKVRINPGLYVFEKPSTTRTDYTQAEFEEIGDKIRETLEPLVVSLRDQGKAMRIGVNHGSLAERMLFSYGDTPEGMVESALEFIRICESLDFRNLVISMKASRVPVMLAAYRLMAQRMDENGMDYPLHLGVTEAGDGEYGRIKSTAGIATLLADGIGDTIRVSLTEAPEKEIPVCYSILQALGLRKTMVEYVACPSCGRTLFNLEEVLHQVREATKHLTGLDIAVMGCIVNGPGEMADADYGYVGKQPGYISLYRGREEIKKVPESQGVEELINLIKADGRWVDP; the protein is encoded by the coding sequence ATGCAAACTCTGCCGATTCCTAACACCGCATCTAAGCAACCCACCTTTGACACCACCATCAAGCGGCGCAAAACCCGTCCCGTCAAGGTGGGTTCCGTTACCATTGGCGGCAGCTACCCCGTTGTAGTGCAGTCGATGATTAACGAAGACACCCTAGATATAGATGGTTCAGTTGCCGGAATTCGTCGTCTGCACGAAATCGGCTGCGAAATTGTCCGCGTAACCGTCCCTAGCCTCGCACACGCTAAAGCTTTGGCGGAAATTAAACAAAAGTTGGCTGCAACTTACCAAACCGTCCCCCTAGTTGCCGACGTGCATCACAATGGGATGAAAATCGCCCTAGAAGTTGCCAAGCACGTTGATAAGGTGCGGATTAATCCGGGTTTGTATGTATTTGAGAAACCCAGCACAACTCGCACGGACTATACCCAAGCCGAATTTGAAGAAATTGGCGATAAAATCCGCGAAACTCTAGAACCTCTAGTCGTTTCCCTGCGCGATCAAGGTAAAGCTATGCGAATCGGCGTCAATCACGGCTCCCTCGCCGAGAGGATGCTGTTTTCTTATGGCGATACCCCAGAAGGCATGGTAGAGTCAGCCCTGGAATTCATCCGCATTTGCGAATCCCTCGACTTCCGTAACTTGGTTATCTCAATGAAAGCTTCGCGGGTTCCAGTCATGCTAGCTGCTTATCGCCTAATGGCACAGCGCATGGATGAAAACGGCATGGACTACCCCCTGCATTTGGGTGTAACTGAGGCAGGAGATGGCGAATACGGACGCATCAAGTCTACCGCCGGAATTGCCACCCTGCTAGCTGATGGCATTGGCGATACTATTCGCGTGTCTCTCACAGAAGCCCCAGAAAAAGAAATTCCAGTCTGCTACAGCATTCTGCAAGCTTTAGGGCTGCGGAAGACGATGGTAGAGTACGTCGCCTGTCCTTCCTGCGGTCGTACCTTATTTAACTTAGAAGAAGTGTTGCACCAAGTCCGCGAAGCAACCAAACACCTTACGGGGTTAGACATAGCGGTTATGGGGTGCATCGTTAATGGCCCTGGTGAAATGGCCGACGCTGACTACGGCTATGTGGGCAAACAGCCGGGTTACATTTCTTTATATCGCGGTCGAGAGGAAATAAAAAAAGTACCAGAATCTCAAGGTGTAGAGGAGTTGATTAACTTAATCAAAGCAGATGGTCGGTGGGTAGATCCATAG
- a CDS encoding AbrB/MazE/SpoVT family DNA-binding domain-containing protein encodes MEIKAHIGKWGNSLAFRIPKHIAMYLELNVKDTVICSVEDGKLIIEPVQSPPEYTLDELLAGFIESSEEACWGKTEVEEIW; translated from the coding sequence ATGGAAATTAAGGCGCACATAGGCAAGTGGGGAAACTCTTTAGCTTTTAGAATCCCCAAGCATATTGCCATGTATCTAGAACTTAATGTGAAGGATACTGTTATTTGTAGTGTAGAAGACGGCAAATTGATAATAGAACCAGTACAAAGTCCTCCAGAATATACGTTGGATGAATTGTTAGCTGGATTTATTGAATCTAGCGAAGAAGCCTGTTGGGGTAAAACAGAGGTTGAAGAAATTTGGTGA
- a CDS encoding phenylpyruvate tautomerase MIF-related protein has product MPLIKVQTSVTAPDKAEVEGLLKNLSGMLAHHLGKPESYVMTAFEPGVAMTFAGTVDPVCYIEIKSVGNMSSGQTKTMSEEFCQQINKTLGVPKNRIYIEFADAKGSMWGWNGSTFG; this is encoded by the coding sequence ATGCCGCTAATCAAAGTTCAAACTTCTGTTACAGCCCCAGACAAAGCTGAAGTTGAAGGATTGCTTAAAAATCTTTCAGGGATGTTGGCGCATCATCTGGGGAAACCGGAATCTTACGTGATGACTGCTTTTGAACCTGGGGTTGCTATGACTTTTGCTGGAACTGTAGATCCAGTTTGCTACATCGAAATTAAGAGCGTTGGTAACATGAGTTCGGGGCAAACTAAGACAATGAGTGAGGAGTTTTGCCAGCAGATAAACAAGACGCTGGGCGTGCCCAAAAATCGGATTTATATTGAGTTTGCCGATGCTAAGGGTTCGATGTGGGGCTGGAATGGTTCGACTTTTGGCTGA
- a CDS encoding flavin reductase family protein codes for MLDEQAKKTILRKIPHGLYICGVKDGEEVNGFTASWVMQASFNPPLVVNCVKQDSKSHAMIKASGVFALSILEAGQKEVAQKFFKPQRRVGNKFEDVEFYPGEQTGCPIISDTLGYVECKVVGAVEQGDHTVYVGEVIGAGVHREGEPLLLESTGWQYGG; via the coding sequence TTGCTAGACGAACAAGCTAAAAAGACAATTCTGCGTAAGATTCCTCATGGACTCTATATCTGCGGTGTAAAAGATGGCGAAGAAGTCAACGGCTTCACAGCCAGTTGGGTAATGCAGGCTTCGTTTAATCCGCCTTTAGTGGTGAATTGCGTTAAGCAAGATTCCAAGTCTCACGCGATGATTAAAGCCAGTGGCGTTTTTGCTCTCAGCATCTTGGAAGCAGGACAAAAAGAAGTAGCGCAGAAATTCTTCAAGCCGCAGCGCCGCGTTGGTAATAAGTTTGAGGATGTGGAATTCTATCCGGGCGAACAAACTGGCTGTCCTATAATCTCAGACACTCTTGGCTATGTTGAGTGTAAGGTTGTGGGAGCAGTGGAACAAGGGGACCACACTGTTTATGTGGGTGAAGTTATCGGCGCTGGCGTCCACAGAGAGGGCGAACCTCTGTTGCTGGAAAGCACTGGCTGGCAGTACGGTGGCTAA
- a CDS encoding zf-TFIIB domain-containing protein codes for MSNIQYPRFQGSWEQVVYSNTLYEKCPVCYGVWFDAGEFKDYKE; via the coding sequence ATGAGCAATATACAATACCCGAGGTTTCAAGGAAGCTGGGAACAAGTAGTCTATTCCAATACTTTGTATGAAAAATGCCCTGTGTGCTATGGGGTGTGGTTTGATGCTGGGGAATTCAAGGATTATAAGGAATAA
- a CDS encoding zf-TFIIB domain-containing protein, translated as MSEIKCPKCQQSLEQVVYASIEVDRCLNCKGIWFDSLKADKLKTIQGSESLDIGDPETGTEFNQSEGDINCPRCSAKMIRMVEIDQHCIWYEKCPACQGIWLDAGEFKDFKNNFKPKGIIKRFRNIFTRGVKD; from the coding sequence ATGAGCGAGATAAAGTGCCCAAAATGTCAGCAAAGCCTAGAACAAGTAGTCTATGCCAGTATTGAAGTAGACCGCTGCCTAAACTGCAAAGGGATTTGGTTTGATTCCCTTAAGGCTGACAAGCTAAAAACTATTCAAGGTTCTGAAAGTTTAGACATTGGCGACCCTGAAACTGGTACTGAGTTCAACCAATCAGAAGGCGATATTAATTGCCCGCGATGCAGTGCCAAAATGATTCGTATGGTAGAAATCGACCAGCACTGTATTTGGTATGAAAAATGCCCCGCGTGCCAGGGTATTTGGTTGGATGCAGGTGAATTTAAAGATTTCAAAAACAACTTCAAACCAAAAGGAATAATCAAGCGATTTAGAAATATTTTTACCAGAGGAGTTAAAGACTAA
- the cobM gene encoding precorrin-4 C(11)-methyltransferase, whose amino-acid sequence MSDFATQSDLPKSLPALAPAVYIVGAGPGDPDLLTVKAQKILAAADAILFADSLVPIEILQLCRPDAEIIRTANKTLEEILPMMIEKVRSHLSVVRLHSGDLSLYSAIHEQMQALTEAEIPFEVIPGISAFQAAAAKLKVELTVPGLVQTIILTRISGRASAVPSAEELSSLAAHQASLCLYLSARMVEESQAKLMEHYPADTPVAICFRVGWPDEKIWVVPLDQMASVTRRENLIRTTLYVISPALKGAEVNASQARSRLYDPEHSHLFRPNRPIR is encoded by the coding sequence GTGTCTGACTTTGCTACCCAATCGGATTTGCCAAAATCGCTTCCAGCTTTAGCACCAGCGGTTTATATTGTAGGTGCTGGGCCTGGAGATCCAGATTTGTTGACGGTCAAGGCGCAGAAAATACTAGCAGCAGCCGATGCGATATTATTTGCTGATTCGCTTGTACCCATAGAGATTTTGCAGCTTTGTCGTCCTGATGCCGAGATTATCCGGACTGCGAATAAAACGTTAGAAGAGATTTTGCCAATGATGATTGAAAAGGTGCGATCGCATCTTTCTGTCGTCCGCCTCCACTCTGGCGATCTCAGTCTCTACAGTGCCATACACGAGCAAATGCAAGCTCTAACGGAAGCGGAGATTCCTTTTGAGGTAATACCCGGAATCAGCGCTTTCCAAGCCGCTGCTGCGAAGCTAAAAGTTGAGCTAACCGTCCCCGGACTGGTGCAAACTATCATCCTCACGCGCATCAGCGGACGCGCCTCAGCAGTACCATCGGCTGAAGAGTTATCCTCCCTCGCAGCGCATCAAGCCAGCCTTTGCCTTTATCTAAGTGCGCGGATGGTGGAAGAGTCGCAAGCAAAGCTGATGGAACACTACCCAGCCGATACTCCTGTAGCGATTTGTTTCCGTGTGGGTTGGCCAGATGAGAAAATTTGGGTGGTGCCTTTAGATCAGATGGCAAGTGTAACTCGACGGGAGAATTTAATTAGGACTACACTTTATGTGATTAGTCCAGCATTGAAGGGAGCAGAGGTAAACGCTAGCCAAGCGCGATCGCGTCTTTACGATCCCGAACACTCCCACTTGTTTCGCCCAAATCGTCCTATACGCTGA